In the genome of Mycobacteriales bacterium, the window CCCGGTCCCGGCGGGGCTTGCGCCGCCTGACCCGGGCCCCGAGGAACCCGAGCACGGCCGGCACCAGCGTCACCGCCAGCAGCACCGAGACCACCACCGTGCCGGCCGCGGCCAGCCCCATCTCGGTGAGGAACGGGATGCCCGCGACCACCAGCCCGGCCAGCGCGATGACCACGGTGATGCCGGCGGTGACCACGGCCGAGCCGGCCGTCGCGGTCGCCGTCGCGATCGCGTCCCCGACGTCCCGGCCCCGGGCCAGCTCCTGCCGGAACCGGGTGAAGATGAACAACGCGTAGTCGATCCCGACGGCGAGGCCGAGCATCAGCGCGAGGATCGGCGTGGTCGAGTTCAGGTCGACGAAGCCGGTCAGCGTGGTGATGCCGAGCGCGCCGATGCCGACGCCGACGATCGCGGTCAGCAGGTTCATCCCGGCCGCCACCAGCGACCCGTACGTCAGGGCCAGCACCACCAGCGCCGCGACCACGCCGATCAGCTCGGCGAGGCCGCCGACGCCGGAGGTCGGCTGGGACGCCTGCCCGGTCACCTCCGCGGTCAGCCCGGAGTCGCGGGCGCCCTGCACGGCCGCCAGCAGCGCCTCCCGCTGGGCGTCGGTGATGTCCGGCGCCTGCACCCCGTACGTCACCGTGCTGTACGCCGCCCGCTTGTCCTGCGACACCGCGGGCGCCTTCGGGTCCAGCGGGTCGGTCGCGCCGACCACGCCGGGCAGCTTCCGCAGCGCGGCGACCGTGCCGGCCACCTCGGTCGCGGCCGCGCCGGTGGTGATCGTCGCGCCGGCCGGCGCCGCCAGCACGACCTGCGCGGTGGCGCCGTCGGCGCCGGCGCCGAACCGCTGCCCGATCAGCGTGAGCGCGGTCGTCGACTCCTGCCCCGGGATCTGGAACGTGTTCACCGTCTTGCCGGACAGGGTCGCCGCGCCGACGCCGGTCAGCAGGAGCAGCAGCAGCCAGACACCGGCGACGGCGCCGCGGTGCCGGTACGAGCCGTGCCCGAGGCGGTACAGGAACGTGGCCATCGCAAGTCCTCACTGCGCCCCGGGGCGGTGGTGCCCCAGGGCGTCGTAGCCGGCGGCGATCAGGTGCGTACGGATGCCCGGTGGCGCGGCGTCCCGGGTGGCGAGCGAGATGACGGCGAGCCCGCCGAGCGCGGCGCCGATCCGGACCGCCCGCTCGGGGTCACCGTCCTTGTCGGCGGCGAACGCGTCGAACAGCCCCGCGCCGACGGTCTTGAGCCGGATCGCGGTCTCCCCCGTCTCGAACGAGCTGAGCGCGCCCAGCAGCAGCGAGACGACGCCCGGCCCGCGCAGCGCCAGGTCGACGACGCCGGTGATCACGGCCAGGTCCCGCTCCGGCCCCGGCGGCAGGTCCGAGACGCCGGCCGCGATGGCCCGGACCTTGCCGGCCCAGCGGTCGATCACCGCGTCCTGCAGCGCCTCCTTGGTCGGGAAGCGGTGCAGCAGTCCGGTCTTGGAGTAGCCGACGGCGTCGGCGATGCGCTGGACCGAGGTCTGCTCGAAGCCGTACCGGGCGAAGAGCGCGGCGGCCCGCTCGACGATCTCGTCGTCGATCTCCTGCTTGGTCGGCCGCACCCGGACCACATTAGTCCGGTACGGACCAACTCGGTCCGTGGCCTGGTCACCCGGTCCCGGCGACCTTGCTGCGGCGTTCCACGATGACGACGTCGCGCCAGCGGCCGCGCAGCCGGCCGGGGCGGTCGCGGACCCCGACGACCCGGAACCCGGCGCCCCGGTGCAGCGCCAGGCTGGCCTCGTTCTCCGGGAAGATCCCACTCTGGACGGTCCAGATGCCGGCCCGCTCGGTCGACCCGACCAGCTCGGCCAGCAGGACCCGGCCCACGCCCCGCCCGCGGGCGGCCGCGGCGACGTAGACGGAGTGCTCGACCACCCCGGCGTACGCGGGCCGGCCCGAGACCGGGCCGACCGCGGCCCAGCCGGCCAGCACGCCGTCGAGCTCGGCCACCAGCCGGTGCCCGGGCAGGTGCCTGGCGTCCCACTGTGCCCAGGACGGCACCTCGGTCTCGTACGTCGCGTTGCCGG includes:
- a CDS encoding GNAT family N-acetyltransferase, translated to MSDAPTVRRMDEEDWPAVAAIYGEGIATGNATYETEVPSWAQWDARHLPGHRLVAELDGVLAGWAAVGPVSGRPAYAGVVEHSVYVAAAARGRGVGRVLLAELVGSTERAGIWTVQSGIFPENEASLALHRGAGFRVVGVRDRPGRLRGRWRDVVIVERRSKVAGTG
- a CDS encoding TetR/AcrR family transcriptional regulator; translated protein: MRPTKQEIDDEIVERAAALFARYGFEQTSVQRIADAVGYSKTGLLHRFPTKEALQDAVIDRWAGKVRAIAAGVSDLPPGPERDLAVITGVVDLALRGPGVVSLLLGALSSFETGETAIRLKTVGAGLFDAFAADKDGDPERAVRIGAALGGLAVISLATRDAAPPGIRTHLIAAGYDALGHHRPGAQ